In Luteitalea sp. TBR-22, one genomic interval encodes:
- the pglW gene encoding BREX system serine/threonine kinase PglW, protein MLSHRWQAIAESRFPWEREALEYLRQHLPDVETTRAWANGEFVSLDGHLNEADVIVISARGMFLVEIKSRPGEISGDLQDWVWRDGPHEFRDRNPITLTNTKAKRLSALLKNTQTLQAHRGRVPFIEPLVFLSAAGNRINLPGPLKFRVFGRDPDKGGRPGEPGIIDALTNPAVGVAARETLDTATVKMLAKAMEEIGLRPSVRADQVGDYKLGDLLEDGPTWQDYEANHVALKVKRRIRRYPVPKGVAADQRQRVLAAARREFEILEGIRHEGIVSPQAYHETEAGPALVFPLDTESVRLDRFLVTAETEGRLDVHLRLHLLRAIAEVLEYAHERRLYHRALNPQAILVTRPASPTPGIAIANWFSGERQAGTTLGSAVAGTMHIDALLEDLGQLYVAPELRLDSPNEEAMDVFSLGAVAYHLFTGAPPADSLLALDEKLQQHGGLLITDRLNGAPPNLTSLIHDATRAVVSKRIASMDEFLECLEVAEAEANDSRPVEPAQGIDPVDANKGDELPGGLTVKKRLGKGSTAVALLVERDDREYVLKVALATEHNTRLRAEGEVLASLRHANIIAIHGEPIEIAGRTCLLIDKAGDSTLAQRLREDGPLQLDFLQRFGEDLLATLDHLDEMGVSHRDIKPDNLGVTPLGRGNRQHLVLFDFSLSREPVENIRSGTTPYLEPFLKLRRPQRWDLAAERFAAAVTLHEMATGQLPKWGDGLSDPALLKDEVTVAGDLIDAGIRDQLTGFLRRALARDPAARFDNVRDMLAAWRAVFAAVDRPPVVEPVRPEGPGTADVRALFEEAVRAATPDTPLATMHVSTRGLNALERVGCTTAGQLARLALTRVWALPGVGHKTRRELGTLAAALRERFSITPVGPGVPPGREPVVPPGRSPEGPATVDALAALLLPAKKPGAKQDSRALPVWLGLDQQTAWGVANLPPWPNQTEAGKAAGVTRARVSQAVLKARDRWRRDPCLTALRADLAEIVTKQSGAVTADELATLLLAVRGSQQEEPLRSTYARAVVRAALDVEESLESPRLVTRRIGAVLLVALDQATADWADRLGAQAAEVARREPLASPESAMGALLDVPPPEAALVPPPARLLRLAAAVSGVAAVSSRQELYPRGMDASRALRLTPGLLASRGDLTIEQLRERVSSRYPEAAPLPERPALDDLLRDAGFDLEWVPDAARGAGAYRPREAYRIPVPSVTSTLTRFGTRVGPPVAVPDEAVLEARAFEDRLRTAADAGQFLVLSTGPRDLARARQELARFDVEVVDTDALLVSAMKQEALKAGASWDIVLRADAAPRDGADWRNLQLLVTRAMASVTASLLARPGTVLLTNPGLLARYDRLGLLHDVHQQLGKPGGLQGLWVLVPADGQAVQPLLDGVAVPVIGRGQWARIPEPWLRNEHRAA, encoded by the coding sequence ATGTTGTCGCACCGTTGGCAGGCCATAGCCGAATCGCGGTTCCCCTGGGAACGCGAGGCCCTGGAGTACCTCCGCCAGCACCTGCCCGACGTCGAGACCACCCGCGCCTGGGCCAACGGCGAGTTCGTGAGCCTCGACGGCCACCTCAACGAAGCCGACGTCATCGTCATCAGCGCCCGCGGGATGTTCCTCGTCGAGATCAAGAGCCGCCCGGGCGAGATCTCCGGCGACCTGCAGGACTGGGTGTGGCGCGACGGGCCGCACGAGTTCCGCGACCGCAACCCGATCACCCTGACAAACACAAAGGCCAAGCGGCTGTCGGCGCTGTTGAAGAACACGCAGACCCTGCAGGCACACCGCGGCCGCGTCCCGTTCATCGAGCCGCTCGTCTTCCTGTCTGCGGCGGGCAACCGTATCAACCTGCCCGGGCCGCTGAAGTTCCGCGTGTTCGGTCGCGACCCCGACAAGGGCGGCCGCCCCGGCGAGCCCGGCATCATCGACGCGCTCACCAATCCCGCCGTCGGCGTGGCGGCCCGCGAGACCCTCGACACCGCCACGGTGAAGATGCTGGCGAAGGCCATGGAAGAGATTGGCCTCCGACCCTCGGTCCGCGCCGACCAGGTGGGCGACTACAAGCTGGGCGACCTCCTCGAGGACGGCCCCACCTGGCAGGACTACGAGGCCAACCACGTCGCGCTGAAGGTCAAGCGTCGCATCCGCCGGTACCCGGTGCCCAAGGGCGTGGCCGCCGACCAGCGGCAGCGCGTGCTGGCCGCTGCCCGGCGCGAGTTCGAGATCCTCGAAGGCATCCGCCACGAGGGCATCGTGTCGCCGCAGGCGTACCACGAGACCGAGGCGGGCCCCGCGCTCGTGTTCCCGCTCGACACCGAGTCGGTGCGCCTGGATCGCTTCCTGGTCACGGCCGAGACCGAGGGGCGCCTCGACGTCCACTTGCGCCTCCATCTGCTGCGCGCCATCGCGGAGGTGCTGGAGTACGCCCATGAGCGCCGGCTGTACCACCGGGCCTTGAATCCGCAGGCCATCCTCGTCACGCGACCGGCGTCACCCACCCCGGGCATCGCCATCGCCAACTGGTTCTCCGGCGAGCGCCAGGCTGGCACCACGCTCGGCTCCGCTGTCGCTGGCACGATGCACATCGACGCGCTGCTCGAGGACCTCGGCCAGTTGTACGTGGCCCCGGAGCTCCGACTCGACTCGCCGAACGAGGAGGCGATGGACGTGTTCTCGCTGGGCGCCGTCGCGTACCACCTGTTCACCGGTGCACCGCCGGCCGACTCCCTGCTCGCCCTCGACGAGAAGCTGCAGCAGCACGGCGGCCTGCTGATCACCGATCGCCTCAACGGCGCCCCGCCGAACCTCACGTCGCTGATTCACGACGCCACCCGCGCGGTCGTGTCGAAGCGGATCGCCTCGATGGACGAGTTCCTCGAGTGCCTGGAGGTCGCCGAGGCGGAGGCGAACGATTCGCGCCCGGTCGAGCCGGCGCAGGGCATCGACCCCGTTGACGCCAACAAGGGCGACGAGCTGCCGGGCGGACTCACGGTGAAGAAGCGCCTCGGCAAGGGCTCCACCGCCGTGGCGCTTCTCGTGGAGCGGGACGACCGCGAGTACGTGCTGAAGGTGGCCCTGGCCACCGAGCACAATACCCGCCTCCGTGCCGAAGGCGAGGTGCTCGCCTCCCTTCGCCACGCCAACATCATCGCCATCCACGGTGAGCCGATCGAGATCGCCGGGCGCACATGCCTGCTCATCGACAAGGCCGGCGACAGCACGCTCGCGCAGCGCCTGCGCGAGGACGGCCCGCTGCAGCTCGACTTCCTGCAGCGGTTCGGCGAGGACCTGCTGGCCACGCTCGATCACCTCGACGAGATGGGCGTGTCGCATCGCGACATCAAGCCCGACAACCTCGGCGTGACGCCGCTGGGCCGCGGCAATCGACAGCACCTGGTGCTGTTCGACTTCTCGTTGTCGCGTGAGCCTGTCGAGAACATCCGCTCCGGCACGACGCCGTACCTCGAGCCTTTCCTCAAGCTCCGCCGGCCCCAACGATGGGACTTGGCCGCCGAGCGCTTCGCCGCGGCAGTCACGCTGCATGAGATGGCGACGGGGCAGTTGCCGAAGTGGGGCGACGGCCTCAGTGATCCGGCTCTGCTGAAAGACGAAGTCACGGTAGCTGGCGACCTGATCGACGCCGGCATCCGCGACCAGCTCACGGGGTTCCTGCGCCGGGCGCTCGCGCGCGACCCGGCGGCACGCTTCGACAACGTGCGCGACATGCTGGCGGCGTGGCGCGCGGTGTTCGCCGCAGTCGACCGTCCACCCGTCGTGGAGCCGGTCCGGCCAGAGGGGCCGGGAACCGCCGACGTGCGCGCCCTGTTCGAGGAGGCTGTCCGCGCCGCCACGCCGGACACGCCCCTGGCGACGATGCACGTGAGCACCAGAGGCTTGAACGCGCTCGAGCGTGTGGGGTGCACGACGGCGGGGCAACTCGCGCGCCTCGCGCTCACGCGCGTGTGGGCGCTTCCCGGCGTGGGGCACAAGACTCGCCGCGAACTCGGCACCCTCGCCGCCGCGTTGCGGGAGCGGTTCTCGATTACACCGGTAGGGCCCGGTGTCCCACCGGGCCGTGAGCCCGTTGTTCCTCCTGGCCGCAGCCCTGAAGGCCCCGCGACCGTCGATGCCCTCGCGGCACTGTTGCTGCCCGCGAAGAAGCCGGGCGCGAAGCAGGACTCGCGCGCCTTGCCCGTCTGGCTGGGGCTGGACCAGCAGACGGCCTGGGGCGTAGCCAATTTGCCGCCATGGCCGAACCAGACCGAAGCGGGCAAGGCTGCCGGGGTGACGCGTGCCCGGGTGTCGCAGGCCGTACTCAAGGCGCGCGATCGCTGGCGCCGCGACCCGTGCCTCACTGCCCTGCGCGCGGACCTCGCCGAGATCGTGACGAAGCAGTCGGGTGCCGTCACGGCAGACGAACTCGCGACGCTGCTTCTGGCCGTGCGCGGCTCACAGCAGGAGGAGCCGCTGCGCTCGACCTATGCACGGGCCGTGGTGCGTGCCGCTCTCGACGTGGAGGAGTCGCTCGAGTCGCCTCGGCTCGTCACGCGCCGCATCGGCGCCGTGCTGCTCGTGGCTCTCGACCAGGCGACCGCTGACTGGGCCGACAGGCTTGGCGCGCAGGCCGCCGAGGTGGCGCGTCGGGAGCCGCTCGCCTCGCCGGAATCGGCGATGGGCGCGCTGCTCGACGTGCCGCCGCCAGAGGCAGCCCTCGTTCCACCGCCGGCCCGCTTGCTGCGCCTCGCGGCTGCGGTCTCCGGCGTGGCGGCGGTGTCGAGCCGTCAGGAACTGTATCCGCGCGGCATGGACGCGTCGCGCGCGCTGCGCCTCACGCCGGGGCTGCTCGCGTCGCGCGGCGACCTCACCATCGAGCAACTCCGCGAACGCGTGTCGAGTCGGTACCCGGAAGCGGCACCGCTTCCCGAACGCCCGGCGCTCGACGACCTGCTGCGCGATGCGGGGTTCGACCTCGAGTGGGTGCCGGACGCGGCGCGCGGGGCCGGTGCGTACCGCCCACGCGAGGCGTATCGCATTCCCGTGCCGTCGGTCACGAGCACGCTCACCCGCTTCGGCACGCGGGTCGGCCCGCCGGTGGCGGTGCCCGACGAGGCTGTGCTCGAGGCGCGCGCGTTCGAGGATCGCCTGCGCACGGCTGCCGACGCGGGACAGTTCCTGGTCCTCTCAACGGGCCCCCGTGACCTCGCACGGGCCCGGCAGGAGCTCGCGCGCTTCGACGTCGAGGTGGTGGACACCGATGCGCTGCTCGTGTCGGCGATGAAGCAGGAGGCGCTGAAGGCTGGCGCGAGCTGGGACATCGTGCTGCGCGCCGACGCGGCGCCCCGCGACGGCGCCGACTGGCGGAACCTGCAACTGCTGGTCACGCGCGCGATGGCATCGGTCACGGCGTCGCTCCTCGCTCGGCCGGGCACGGTGCTGCTCACCAACCCGGGCCTGCTCGCGCGCTACGACCGGCTCGGCCTCTTGCACGACGTGCACCAGCAGCTCGGCAAGCCCGGCGGCCTGCAGGGCCTGTGGGTGCTCGTGCCCGCCGACGGCCAGGCCGTGCAGCCGCTGCTCGACGGCGTCGCCGTGCCCGTCATCGGTCGCGGCCAGTGGGCGCGCATCCCGGAGCCGTGGCTCCGCAACGAACACCGCGCCGCGTGA
- the pglX gene encoding BREX-2 system adenine-specific DNA-methyltransferase PglX has translation MIDSSLLLKHLQARVVALQDDLRARAASEPAVDRSFREEYAAARQAQRTADTFESWREDPVTQAAVAWVLGTVFVRFLEDNGLIDAWISGPGDRRKFALDRHAAYFEQHPLETDREYLLHVFGTVGKLPAGGDVFDAAHNPLWRITPSGDAAQALLEFWQRIDPATGAIAHDFTDPAWGTRLLGDLYQDLSEAARKKYALLQTPDFVERFILDRTLTPAIEAFGYQTVTLIDPTCGSGHFLLGAFERLLAEYERHQPGTSVRAHVQAVLRQVSGIDLNPFAAAIARFRLLIAALRASGVTRLADAPAFDIQVGTGDALLHGRKHSGGGEVQPSLDPDDPSRHHFFAEDPRADAILNRRHHVVVGNPPYIVVRDRALNQLYRTRYASCHMQYSLVVPFIERFFDLATVEPAGYMGLIGGNSFMKREFGSKVIEQFLPRVDLTHVVDTSGAYIPGHGTPTVILFGRNRAPSAPTRTVMGICGEPSAPEDPARGQVWTAIERQIDHAGSESVFVSVRDLEQVKLHTHPWSVGGGGAAELKGRLEGAARSRLSAVMDGPIGRAARTGEDDAFMRPYHVRRRSSLPGQWWRTVLIGEEVRDWSAAPTDYALFPYDSSSAFRRFSDSTARESGLLRELWSLRTTLAKRSTFQGDMADAGRCWWEYQQYTPSAHLSSASICFAFVATHNQFALDRGGSVFNRSAPVIKLPADATEDDHFALLGLLNSSSACYWMKQVFYPKGGDQVGNEGARVSKSPWEDRYEFAGTALAEYPVVPSSPDQARELSLLAEGAPSTASDWLLRLRRMISLQEELDWNVYSRYGLLAEQVIHRGDLVPIALGERAFEIVLARRFAAGDEDTTWFERHGSTPITELPAHWPDDYKALVERRIALIESDRDIALIERPEYKRRWNLEAFEEQQERVRRNRLLDRLENADWWSSPILLTTAALSDLARRDVEWMAMAEAYRGRADFDVTTLVTELVTAEGVPYLPAYRYKESGLRKRAQWEATWALQRQEDAIDARVDLPEGDPQRLTREEADRLKRAQVGDIPVPPKYASADFRKGDYWRLRGKLDVPKERFILYPGAERADDPTPVVGWAGWDHLQQAQALAAYYVDRQNEGWSPERLTPLLAGLLDVVPWLQQWHNDVDPQFNMRLGDYFADYADQQARALGLTLDALRAWTPPEPTRGRKPRKS, from the coding sequence ATGATCGACTCTTCGCTCCTTCTCAAGCACCTCCAGGCTCGCGTCGTCGCCCTGCAGGACGACCTCCGCGCCCGCGCCGCCTCCGAGCCCGCCGTCGACCGCTCATTCCGCGAGGAATACGCCGCCGCGCGGCAGGCGCAGCGCACGGCCGACACCTTCGAGAGCTGGCGCGAGGACCCGGTCACGCAGGCCGCCGTGGCCTGGGTGCTCGGCACCGTGTTCGTGCGGTTCCTCGAGGACAACGGCCTCATCGACGCGTGGATCTCCGGTCCTGGCGACCGGCGGAAGTTCGCGCTCGACAGGCACGCTGCCTACTTCGAGCAGCACCCCCTCGAGACCGACCGCGAGTACCTGCTGCACGTGTTCGGCACGGTCGGCAAGCTTCCCGCCGGCGGCGACGTGTTCGACGCTGCGCACAACCCGCTCTGGCGCATCACGCCGTCGGGCGACGCGGCGCAGGCGCTCCTCGAGTTCTGGCAGCGCATCGACCCGGCCACCGGCGCCATCGCGCACGACTTCACCGACCCGGCGTGGGGCACCCGCCTGCTGGGCGACCTCTACCAGGACCTCTCGGAGGCCGCGCGCAAGAAGTACGCGCTGCTGCAGACGCCCGACTTCGTGGAGCGCTTCATCCTCGACCGCACGCTCACGCCGGCCATCGAGGCGTTCGGCTACCAGACGGTCACGCTGATCGACCCCACCTGCGGTTCTGGGCACTTCCTGCTCGGCGCCTTCGAGCGGTTGCTGGCGGAGTACGAGCGGCACCAGCCGGGCACGAGCGTTCGCGCGCACGTGCAGGCCGTGTTGCGGCAGGTGTCGGGCATCGACCTCAACCCGTTTGCCGCGGCCATCGCGCGCTTCCGCCTGCTCATCGCGGCACTCCGTGCGTCTGGAGTGACGCGCCTTGCCGACGCGCCGGCGTTCGATATCCAGGTGGGCACGGGCGACGCGCTGCTGCACGGCCGCAAGCACTCCGGGGGCGGCGAGGTGCAGCCCTCGCTCGACCCCGACGACCCGAGCCGCCACCACTTCTTCGCGGAGGACCCGCGCGCCGACGCCATCCTCAACCGCCGCCACCACGTCGTCGTCGGCAACCCGCCGTACATCGTCGTGCGCGATCGCGCGCTGAACCAGCTCTATCGCACGCGCTACGCGTCGTGCCATATGCAGTACTCGCTCGTCGTGCCGTTCATCGAACGCTTCTTCGACCTGGCGACAGTGGAACCCGCCGGATACATGGGACTCATCGGCGGGAACTCGTTCATGAAGCGCGAGTTCGGCAGCAAGGTGATCGAGCAGTTCCTTCCGCGCGTGGACCTCACGCACGTCGTCGACACGTCGGGCGCATACATCCCCGGCCACGGCACGCCGACGGTGATCCTGTTCGGTCGTAACCGCGCTCCGTCAGCACCAACACGCACGGTGATGGGCATCTGTGGCGAGCCAAGCGCACCGGAGGACCCGGCGCGGGGCCAGGTGTGGACAGCGATCGAGCGCCAGATCGACCACGCGGGCTCCGAGAGCGTGTTCGTCAGTGTTCGGGACCTTGAGCAAGTAAAGCTACACACACACCCTTGGAGCGTCGGTGGAGGCGGTGCGGCTGAACTGAAGGGCAGGCTTGAAGGAGCAGCTAGGAGCCGGCTTTCCGCCGTCATGGACGGACCCATAGGTCGAGCTGCTAGGACAGGCGAAGACGATGCATTCATGCGGCCTTATCACGTCCGTCGCAGATCGAGCTTGCCGGGCCAGTGGTGGCGCACCGTCCTCATAGGCGAGGAGGTCAGAGATTGGTCCGCTGCACCGACTGACTACGCGCTCTTTCCTTACGACAGCAGCAGCGCGTTTCGGCGCTTCTCTGACAGCACAGCGCGAGAATCTGGTCTGCTTCGTGAGCTCTGGTCGTTACGCACAACCCTCGCGAAAAGGTCGACGTTTCAGGGCGACATGGCGGATGCCGGGCGGTGCTGGTGGGAGTATCAGCAGTACACACCCAGTGCGCACCTGAGCTCGGCATCGATCTGCTTCGCCTTTGTAGCGACGCATAACCAGTTCGCACTCGACCGCGGCGGCAGCGTCTTCAACCGCTCTGCTCCCGTCATCAAGCTTCCCGCCGACGCTACCGAGGATGACCACTTCGCTCTTCTCGGCCTTCTGAATTCCTCATCGGCCTGCTACTGGATGAAGCAAGTGTTCTATCCAAAAGGCGGCGATCAGGTCGGTAACGAAGGAGCGCGCGTGAGCAAGAGCCCCTGGGAAGACCGGTACGAATTCGCGGGGACCGCGCTAGCGGAGTACCCGGTTGTGCCCTCGTCACCAGACCAAGCGAGGGAACTATCGTTGCTAGCCGAGGGTGCCCCGTCCACTGCAAGCGACTGGCTGCTGAGACTTCGAAGGATGATCTCTCTGCAGGAAGAACTGGACTGGAATGTCTATTCTCGATACGGCCTCTTGGCGGAGCAGGTCATTCACCGCGGAGACCTGGTACCGATCGCGCTAGGCGAGCGAGCTTTCGAGATCGTGCTCGCGCGTCGATTTGCTGCTGGTGACGAGGACACCACCTGGTTCGAGCGGCATGGCTCGACGCCGATCACCGAGTTGCCCGCGCACTGGCCAGACGACTACAAGGCACTAGTCGAGCGGCGCATCGCACTGATCGAATCCGATCGAGACATCGCCCTCATCGAGCGTCCTGAATACAAGCGTCGCTGGAACCTTGAGGCGTTCGAGGAACAGCAGGAGCGCGTCCGCCGGAACCGGTTGCTCGATCGGCTCGAGAACGCCGACTGGTGGTCATCGCCGATCCTGCTGACAACGGCCGCGCTGTCAGATCTCGCGCGGCGCGACGTCGAGTGGATGGCGATGGCCGAGGCGTATCGCGGACGTGCGGACTTCGACGTGACGACGCTGGTCACCGAGCTGGTGACCGCGGAGGGCGTGCCGTACCTGCCGGCGTACCGGTACAAGGAGAGCGGCCTACGGAAGCGCGCGCAGTGGGAGGCCACTTGGGCGCTGCAGCGGCAGGAAGACGCCATCGACGCGCGTGTGGACCTGCCCGAGGGCGACCCGCAGCGCCTCACGCGCGAGGAGGCCGATCGCCTCAAGCGCGCGCAGGTGGGCGATATCCCCGTGCCACCGAAGTACGCCTCCGCCGACTTCCGCAAGGGCGACTACTGGCGCCTGCGCGGCAAGCTGGACGTGCCCAAGGAGCGCTTCATCCTTTACCCGGGCGCCGAGCGCGCCGACGACCCCACGCCCGTGGTGGGCTGGGCCGGCTGGGACCACCTGCAGCAGGCCCAGGCGCTCGCCGCGTACTACGTGGACCGGCAGAACGAGGGCTGGAGCCCCGAACGTCTGACACCGCTCCTCGCCGGCCTCCTCGACGTCGTGCCGTGGCTCCAGCAGTGGCACAACGACGTCGACCCGCAGTTCAACATGCGCCTCGGCGACTACTTTGCCGATTACGCCGACCAACAGGCCCGCGCGCTCGGCCTCACCCTCGACGCCCTGCGCGCCTGGACACCCCCTGAACCCACCCGCGGCCGCAAGCCGCGCAAGTCCTGA